The Gymnodinialimonas sp. 57CJ19 genome includes a window with the following:
- a CDS encoding OsmC family protein, producing the protein MHEARVTWQSDGDFAANRYMRGHMWRFDGGAEVPASASPSVVPEPYSDPAAVDPEEAYIASISSCHMLWFLDFARQAGLEPTHYEDRATGELKRQDGKTWIPLVDLNIRVNWANAPDAATHKALHDKAHRACFIANSVRTEIVVNLLEDAP; encoded by the coding sequence ATGCATGAAGCCCGCGTGACCTGGCAGTCGGACGGTGATTTCGCCGCTAACCGCTACATGCGCGGGCACATGTGGCGCTTTGACGGCGGGGCCGAGGTCCCGGCGTCGGCTTCCCCCTCAGTGGTGCCAGAGCCGTATTCGGACCCTGCCGCCGTGGACCCGGAGGAGGCCTATATCGCCTCCATCTCCTCGTGCCATATGCTGTGGTTTCTGGATTTCGCCCGGCAAGCGGGGCTGGAGCCCACCCATTACGAGGACCGCGCCACGGGCGAGCTAAAGCGCCAGGACGGCAAAACCTGGATCCCACTCGTGGACCTCAACATTCGTGTTAACTGGGCCAACGCCCCTGACGCTGCGACCCACAAAGCCCTTCACGACAAGGCGCACCGCGCCTGTTTCATCGCGAATTCTGTCCGTACAGAGATCGTGGTTAACCTATTAGAGGACGCTCCATGA
- the pal gene encoding peptidoglycan-associated lipoprotein Pal: MTFSFLKPTLVVATLALAACSQGGLNGDVDGAGAGAAANGIGTGGVNDPTSPAYFNSVVGDRILFAVDQSSLSSEAQGVLAGQAQWLLSNPEFTALIEGHADEQGTREYNLALGARRASAVREYLVSQGVPDSRLRTISYGKERPLQICSTEACYSQNRRAVTVISAGLGA; the protein is encoded by the coding sequence ATGACTTTTTCTTTCCTAAAACCAACCCTAGTGGTCGCAACCCTTGCCCTTGCGGCCTGTTCCCAAGGCGGCCTGAACGGTGACGTGGATGGTGCAGGCGCAGGGGCTGCCGCGAATGGCATCGGCACCGGCGGCGTGAATGACCCGACAAGCCCCGCCTACTTCAACTCGGTCGTCGGTGATCGCATTCTGTTCGCCGTGGACCAATCCTCTCTGTCGTCCGAGGCGCAGGGCGTTTTGGCGGGGCAAGCGCAGTGGTTGCTGTCGAACCCGGAGTTCACGGCCCTTATCGAAGGGCACGCGGATGAGCAGGGCACGCGGGAATACAACCTTGCCCTGGGCGCACGCCGCGCGTCGGCCGTGCGGGAATACCTTGTGAGCCAAGGGGTGCCAGACTCGCGCCTGCGCACGATTTCTTACGGCAAAGAACGCCCCCTTCAGATTTGCTCGACCGAGGCATGCTACAGCCAGAACCGTCGCGCTGTGACGGTGATCTCTGCTGGTTTGGGGGCCTGA
- a CDS encoding formate--tetrahydrofolate ligase encodes MGYKSDIEIAREATKRPIQEIGAKIGIESADLLPYGHDKAKVSQSFINSVQDRDNGHLILVTAINPTPAGEGKTTTTVGLGDGLNRIGKNAMVCIREASLGPNFGMKGGAAGGGYAQVVPMEDMNLHFTGDFHAITSAHSLLSAMIDNHIYWGNELEIDVRRVVWRRVVDMNDRALRQITASLGGVANGFPREAGFDITVASEVMAILCLAKDLKDLQERLGAMIVAYRRDRSPVFARDIKADGAMTVLLKDAMQPNIVQTLENNPAFVHGGPFANIAHGCNSVIATSTALKLCDYVVTEAGFGADLGAEKFLNIKCRKAGLAPSVVVVVATVRAMKMNGGVAKADLGAENVEAVQNGCANLGRHIENVKSFGVPVVVAINHFVTDTEAEVQAVKDYVASQGAEAVLSRHWELGSEGSAPLAEKVVEVIEKGEADFNTLYPDDMPLADKIQAVCKGIYRADEAVMDKKILDQLKLWEEQGYGNLPVCMAKTQYSFTTDPNERGAPTGFSIPVREVRLSAGAGFIVAVCGEIMTMPGLPRKPSAEAIHLNDAGDIEGLF; translated from the coding sequence ATGGGTTACAAATCTGACATCGAAATCGCCCGTGAGGCGACCAAGCGGCCAATTCAAGAGATCGGCGCGAAGATCGGCATCGAAAGCGCCGACCTGCTGCCCTACGGCCACGACAAGGCCAAGGTTAGCCAATCGTTCATCAATTCCGTGCAGGATCGCGACAACGGCCACCTGATTCTGGTGACCGCGATCAATCCAACGCCCGCGGGCGAAGGCAAAACCACAACGACCGTGGGCTTGGGCGACGGCCTGAACCGCATCGGCAAGAACGCGATGGTTTGTATCCGCGAGGCGTCCCTCGGGCCAAACTTCGGCATGAAAGGCGGTGCTGCGGGCGGTGGCTACGCCCAAGTTGTGCCCATGGAGGATATGAACCTCCACTTCACCGGGGATTTCCATGCGATCACCTCGGCCCATTCTTTGCTGTCGGCGATGATCGACAACCATATCTATTGGGGCAATGAACTGGAAATCGACGTGCGCCGGGTTGTCTGGCGCCGTGTCGTTGACATGAACGACCGGGCGCTGCGGCAGATCACGGCGTCCCTTGGCGGCGTGGCGAACGGCTTCCCTCGGGAAGCGGGCTTTGACATCACCGTGGCGTCGGAAGTCATGGCAATTCTGTGCCTCGCCAAGGACCTCAAGGACCTGCAGGAGCGGCTCGGCGCCATGATCGTGGCCTACCGCCGCGACCGCAGCCCCGTGTTCGCGCGCGACATCAAGGCCGACGGCGCGATGACGGTGCTGTTGAAGGACGCGATGCAGCCCAATATCGTGCAGACGCTGGAGAACAACCCGGCGTTTGTGCACGGCGGCCCGTTCGCCAACATCGCGCACGGCTGCAACTCGGTCATCGCGACGTCGACGGCGCTGAAGCTGTGCGACTACGTGGTGACGGAGGCGGGCTTCGGCGCTGATCTGGGGGCTGAGAAGTTCCTCAACATCAAGTGCCGCAAGGCGGGGCTTGCGCCCTCTGTCGTGGTCGTCGTGGCCACGGTGCGGGCGATGAAGATGAACGGCGGGGTCGCCAAGGCGGACCTGGGCGCGGAGAACGTGGAGGCGGTGCAGAACGGCTGCGCCAACCTGGGCCGCCACATCGAGAACGTGAAATCCTTCGGGGTGCCCGTTGTCGTGGCGATCAACCACTTCGTCACCGACACCGAAGCGGAAGTGCAGGCGGTGAAGGACTACGTCGCCTCCCAGGGGGCAGAAGCCGTGCTCAGCCGTCACTGGGAGCTCGGCTCGGAAGGCTCTGCGCCGCTGGCCGAGAAGGTGGTGGAAGTGATCGAGAAGGGTGAAGCGGACTTCAACACGCTCTACCCCGACGACATGCCGCTGGCCGACAAGATCCAGGCCGTCTGCAAGGGCATCTACCGCGCGGACGAGGCGGTGATGGACAAGAAGATCCTTGATCAGCTGAAGCTGTGGGAGGAGCAAGGATACGGTAACCTGCCGGTATGCATGGCAAAAACGCAGTACTCCTTCACCACGGACCCGAACGAGCGCGGCGCTCCGACGGGCTTCTCCATCCCCGTGCGTGAAGTGCGCCTGAGCGCGGGCGCCGGCTTCATCGTCGCCGTCTGCGGCGAGATCATGACCATGCCCGGCCTGCCCCGCAAACCCTCCGCCGAGGCGATCCACCTCAACGACGCGGGCGACATCGAAGGTTTGTTCTGA
- the tilS gene encoding tRNA lysidine(34) synthetase TilS: MTQDLPQHFADQMGRLLGPEFPEKIALAVSGGGDSMAMLTLAHGWARVYGVALHVVTVDHGLRPESCEEAAQVAEECAALGHPHTTLNWHWDGQGNLQDAARRARLRLIGDWRGDIAHVLLAHTQEDQAETLLMRLVRGSGVEGLSAMADTRGMGGWHIVRPLLSTTRAALRHYIDVLKVPYVDDPSNEDATYERVRMRKAIAALGLDVAGLSDTAHRMDRARTALWARAADVAASYVTQGSFGDLRIDRDAFARVERDTQLRLLAAALQWVSHAPYRPRASALEGLLDRALGGGGGTLQGAEVRVGKSHLQVLREFAALKNTLAAPPLWDGRWEVAGKGIERYSLRALGPDGWAQLPKDAALPDGLSFHIAQTLPALFDNDRLAGFAPVNFGAEHVVRLCSDEGSFVASLLSR, translated from the coding sequence GTGACCCAAGACCTGCCCCAACACTTCGCCGACCAGATGGGTCGGCTCTTGGGGCCAGAGTTTCCAGAGAAAATTGCCCTCGCTGTCAGCGGTGGGGGCGACAGCATGGCGATGCTGACCCTCGCCCATGGATGGGCGCGGGTGTACGGCGTCGCCCTTCATGTGGTGACCGTCGATCACGGATTGCGGCCGGAAAGCTGCGAGGAGGCCGCGCAAGTGGCCGAGGAGTGCGCCGCGCTCGGGCATCCCCACACGACACTGAACTGGCACTGGGACGGGCAGGGCAATTTGCAAGACGCCGCCCGTCGCGCGCGCCTGCGCCTGATCGGCGACTGGCGCGGGGATATCGCCCATGTCCTTCTGGCCCACACCCAAGAGGACCAAGCCGAAACCCTTCTGATGCGCCTGGTCCGTGGCTCAGGGGTAGAGGGGTTGTCGGCCATGGCGGACACCCGTGGCATGGGCGGCTGGCACATCGTGCGTCCGCTTCTGTCAACGACACGGGCCGCCCTGCGCCACTACATAGACGTGTTGAAAGTGCCTTATGTCGATGATCCCTCGAACGAGGATGCCACCTATGAGCGGGTGCGCATGCGCAAGGCGATTGCCGCGCTTGGGCTCGATGTAGCGGGGCTAAGTGACACCGCGCACCGCATGGACCGGGCCCGTACGGCGCTGTGGGCGCGGGCCGCAGATGTGGCTGCCTCATACGTCACTCAAGGCTCTTTCGGAGATCTGCGGATCGACCGTGATGCTTTCGCGAGGGTGGAGCGTGATACCCAACTTCGCCTTCTGGCGGCCGCCCTTCAGTGGGTGTCCCACGCACCTTATCGCCCCCGTGCCTCTGCCCTTGAAGGGCTTTTGGATCGCGCCCTTGGCGGCGGCGGCGGGACGTTGCAGGGGGCCGAGGTGCGCGTCGGCAAGAGCCACCTTCAAGTCCTGCGCGAGTTTGCGGCCCTCAAGAACACGTTGGCGGCACCGCCCCTTTGGGACGGACGGTGGGAAGTCGCGGGGAAGGGGATTGAGCGCTACTCCCTTCGTGCCCTTGGACCCGACGGATGGGCGCAATTGCCCAAAGATGCGGCCCTTCCTGACGGGCTGTCTTTTCATATCGCCCAAACCCTTCCCGCGCTGTTCGATAACGACCGCCTCGCAGGCTTTGCGCCGGTGAATTTCGGGGCAGAGCACGTCGTGCGATTGTGTTCAGATGAAGGATCATTCGTCGCATCCCTGCTTTCACGTTGA
- the ybgF gene encoding tol-pal system protein YbgF has product MRLALAVCCALIAGPSLAQDNTQTLADIRQELSVLYVEIQRLRSELNTTGGATGSGASGSTLDRVNAIEAEVTRLTSLTERLQLNVDSVVRDGTNRIGDLEFRLCELEPGCDIGSLGETPSLGGVTPTSGGGSTAAIQATPLPSTPQPSGLAVAEQSDYDRANAAFEAGDYTDAATLFLSFTETYPGSPLSADAHYLRGEAEANQGRWNPAARAFLAAFSAGPEDARAPTALTSLGVALAQIGQPEEACLTLAEVAVRFPGTASVAEAQAEMGRLGCQ; this is encoded by the coding sequence ATGCGTCTTGCATTGGCAGTTTGTTGTGCGTTGATCGCGGGGCCTTCGCTGGCCCAGGACAACACGCAGACTTTGGCGGACATCCGGCAGGAGCTGTCGGTGCTTTACGTCGAAATCCAGCGCCTGCGGAGCGAGTTGAATACGACGGGCGGCGCGACGGGTTCTGGGGCCAGCGGCTCGACCTTGGACCGGGTGAACGCGATTGAGGCCGAGGTGACGCGGCTGACATCCCTGACGGAACGATTACAGCTTAACGTCGATAGCGTGGTGCGTGATGGCACGAACCGGATCGGTGACCTGGAGTTCCGCCTGTGCGAATTGGAACCGGGTTGCGACATTGGCTCGCTTGGAGAAACGCCGTCCTTGGGCGGGGTGACGCCCACCTCCGGTGGGGGCAGCACGGCGGCTATTCAGGCAACGCCGTTGCCTTCCACGCCGCAGCCCTCGGGCTTGGCGGTGGCGGAGCAATCGGATTACGACCGGGCCAATGCCGCGTTTGAGGCGGGCGATTACACCGACGCCGCGACGCTGTTTTTGTCCTTCACCGAGACCTACCCCGGATCGCCTCTATCGGCCGATGCCCACTACCTGCGCGGAGAGGCCGAGGCCAATCAGGGCCGTTGGAACCCCGCCGCGCGGGCGTTTCTTGCGGCGTTCTCCGCCGGGCCCGAGGACGCACGGGCACCCACGGCGCTGACCTCTCTTGGGGTGGCCTTGGCGCAGATCGGCCAGCCGGAAGAAGCCTGCCTGACGCTCGCGGAAGTCGCCGTGCGCTTCCCGGGCACGGCGTCGGTTGCCGAAGCGCAGGCCGAGATGGGGCGCTTGGGCTGTCAGTGA
- the ftsH gene encoding ATP-dependent zinc metalloprotease FtsH, with translation MGNARNIAFWVILFLLILALFNLFSGGQSQVNSRTVAYSDFVQQVENGSVISATLDGENVQFTTGEGAFSTIAPSDAETTATLLNNDVRIEARAQQQSGFLSILSLWLPVLVLIGIWIFFMNRMQGGGKGGAMGFGKSKAKLLTEKHGRVTFDDVAGIDEAKEELEEIVEFLRNPQKFSRLGGKIPKGALLVGPPGTGKTLLARAIAGEAGVPFFTISGSDFVEMFVGVGASRVRDMFEQAKKNAPCIVFIDEIDAVGRSRGAGYGGGNDEREQTLNQLLVEMDGFEANEGIIIVAATNRPDVLDPALLRPGRFDRQVQVPNPDIKGRERILGVHARKVPLGPDVDLRIIARGTPGFSGADLANLVNESALMAARIGRRFVTMEDFESAKDKVMMGSERRSMVMTEDEKKLTAYHEAGHAVVGLNVPDHDPIHKATIIPRGRALGLVLSLPERDQLSVSYRKYTSKIAMAMGGRVAEELIFGKENITSGASSDIQQVTKIARAMVTQFGYAEELGYVDYANEQQSHLGAYGGGTNHSAATQKIIDDKVKELVEEGYQTAKRILTERSEDLERLAQGLLEYETLTGNEITKVIAGEPLNRGDDDDEAPTSGGTPSVTAIPKLKPKSKPSEDMEPEPST, from the coding sequence TTGGGCAACGCGAGAAATATCGCATTTTGGGTCATTCTGTTCCTGCTGATCCTGGCTCTTTTTAACCTGTTTTCAGGTGGTCAAAGCCAAGTGAATAGCCGGACCGTGGCCTATTCCGATTTCGTTCAACAAGTTGAAAACGGTAGTGTAATCTCTGCCACACTGGACGGCGAGAACGTGCAGTTTACCACCGGCGAAGGGGCGTTCTCGACCATCGCGCCATCGGACGCGGAAACCACCGCCACCTTGCTGAACAACGATGTCCGCATCGAAGCGCGGGCGCAGCAGCAATCGGGCTTCCTCAGCATTCTGTCCCTGTGGCTTCCGGTGCTTGTCCTGATCGGCATCTGGATTTTCTTCATGAACCGGATGCAAGGCGGCGGCAAAGGCGGGGCGATGGGCTTTGGTAAATCCAAGGCGAAACTGCTGACGGAAAAGCATGGCCGTGTGACGTTCGATGACGTTGCGGGCATTGATGAAGCCAAGGAAGAGCTGGAAGAGATCGTGGAATTCCTGCGCAACCCGCAGAAGTTCAGCCGTTTGGGCGGCAAGATCCCCAAAGGTGCGCTTTTGGTGGGCCCTCCGGGCACCGGTAAAACGCTTCTGGCACGCGCCATCGCGGGCGAAGCTGGCGTGCCGTTCTTCACCATTTCGGGCTCGGACTTCGTGGAGATGTTCGTGGGCGTCGGCGCAAGCCGTGTGCGCGACATGTTTGAACAAGCCAAAAAGAACGCGCCCTGCATCGTGTTTATTGACGAAATTGACGCCGTGGGCCGGTCCCGTGGGGCCGGTTACGGCGGTGGCAATGATGAGCGTGAACAGACGTTGAACCAGCTTCTGGTGGAGATGGATGGCTTTGAGGCCAATGAGGGCATCATTATCGTCGCCGCCACCAACCGCCCCGACGTGTTGGACCCCGCGCTGCTGCGTCCGGGTCGCTTCGACCGTCAGGTGCAAGTGCCCAACCCTGACATCAAGGGCCGGGAGCGGATCTTGGGCGTTCACGCCCGTAAGGTGCCTCTGGGCCCCGACGTCGACCTGCGCATCATCGCGCGCGGCACGCCCGGTTTCTCGGGCGCTGATCTGGCGAACCTGGTCAACGAATCCGCGCTGATGGCAGCACGGATCGGGCGGCGCTTCGTGACGATGGAAGACTTCGAAAGTGCCAAGGATAAGGTCATGATGGGCTCCGAGCGGCGCTCCATGGTGATGACCGAGGACGAGAAAAAGCTGACCGCCTACCACGAGGCGGGCCACGCGGTGGTGGGCCTGAACGTGCCCGACCACGATCCGATCCACAAAGCCACGATCATCCCGCGTGGCCGGGCCTTGGGGTTGGTTCTGTCCCTGCCTGAGCGGGATCAGTTGAGCGTTTCCTACCGCAAATACACGTCCAAAATCGCCATGGCGATGGGTGGCCGTGTGGCGGAAGAGCTGATCTTCGGCAAAGAAAACATCACCTCTGGCGCGTCCTCGGACATCCAGCAGGTGACAAAGATCGCCCGTGCGATGGTCACGCAATTCGGCTACGCGGAAGAGCTTGGCTATGTCGACTACGCCAACGAACAGCAATCCCATCTGGGCGCTTACGGCGGTGGCACCAACCACTCTGCCGCGACCCAGAAGATCATCGACGATAAGGTTAAGGAACTGGTGGAAGAGGGCTACCAAACCGCCAAGCGCATTCTGACCGAGCGGAGCGAAGATCTTGAGCGTTTGGCGCAAGGCTTGTTGGAATATGAGACGCTGACCGGCAACGAGATCACGAAAGTGATCGCGGGAGAGCCATTGAACCGGGGTGATGACGACGATGAAGCGCCAACATCCGGCGGCACCCCGTCGGTAACGGCGATCCCGAAGTTGAAGCCAAAATCCAAGCCTTCCGAGGATATGGAGCCTGAGCCATCCACTTGA